In Synechococcales cyanobacterium T60_A2020_003, a genomic segment contains:
- a CDS encoding thermonuclease family protein, which translates to MAAERALDTATVVSVGDGDTLRVDLENAVITVRLACIDAPETTQVPWGRLATDRLAEMLPRGQIVQVRQVGRDRYGRTVAELYLDGESINLRLVSEGVAVVYPEYLANCADTQDLYLQAEAIAQSARIGFWADDNPIMPWNFRRGVPSQSPSGVGAPPPIENFPSQSIPSPDSQPSPSSLPMCVQSDCDCADFATQAEAQAVLNAFPGDPHRLDGDRDGIACESLP; encoded by the coding sequence ATGGCTGCGGAGAGGGCTCTTGATACAGCCACCGTTGTTTCTGTTGGCGATGGGGATACCCTCAGAGTTGATCTGGAGAATGCGGTGATTACGGTTCGGCTGGCCTGTATTGATGCGCCGGAAACGACCCAAGTTCCTTGGGGAAGGTTGGCAACCGATCGACTCGCTGAGATGCTACCACGGGGACAGATCGTACAGGTACGCCAAGTTGGACGCGATCGCTACGGTCGCACGGTCGCTGAACTGTATTTGGACGGGGAATCTATAAATTTAAGGTTGGTTTCAGAGGGGGTTGCCGTCGTCTATCCGGAATACTTGGCCAATTGTGCAGACACCCAAGACCTCTATCTTCAGGCAGAAGCGATCGCCCAATCTGCGCGGATTGGCTTTTGGGCAGACGATAACCCGATCATGCCGTGGAATTTTCGCAGAGGCGTTCCCTCGCAATCTCCGTCTGGCGTTGGTGCACCCCCTCCTATCGAGAATTTCCCTTCACAATCCATCCCGTCCCCAGACTCGCAACCGTCACCATCCTCCTTACCGATGTGTGTACAGTCAGACTGTGACTGTGCCGATTTTGCCACTCAAGCAGAGGCTCAGGCCGTTCTCAACGCCTTTCCAGGAGATCCCCACCGCTTAGATGGCGATCGCGACGGCATTGCCTGCGAGAGCTTGCCTTGA
- a CDS encoding ABC-F family ATP-binding cassette domain-containing protein, which produces MTIFTVRSLKKDFGIKEILRDASFTLEEGDKVGLIGTNGSGKSTLLKMIAGLEPIDGGDLWVNSGAKIVYLPQQPDLNDDYTVLEQVFADSGEQMALIREYEAISSRLAHGQGNTDDLMTQLSRISQRIEAANAWELETKAKVILSKLGIEDFDAKIATLSGGYRKRIAIATALLSEPDVLLMDEPTNHLDALSVEWLQSYLNRYPGAVLLITHDRYFLDQVTNRILEVDRGDLYAYSGNYAYYLTKKAEAEESALSSQRKHAGVLRRELEWLKRGPKARSTKQKARIDRIHKMQEQEFKQAQGKVDISTVGRRIGKKVIELHNISKGYDGRTLIKDFTYLFNPEDRIGVIGGNGSGKSTLMNIITGRVEPDSGTVEIGSTIHIGYFDQYSEDVNINENQRVIEYLKGVAELVKTVDGSVITASQMLERFLFPPDQQYAPIHKLSGGERRRLFLLRVLMQAPNVLILDEPTNDLDVQTLGVLEEYLEDFNGCVIVVSHDRYFLDRTVDTIFAFEDGGEIRQYPGNYSIYLDFRQEAEEAEAERVRDATPTPQKSNPRSKPSDDQKSRKLTFKEKREYEQLETRIPEWEAEREALEKEMYINPPSDYTQLQKMTERLAELTTTIETATERWLELAERVEA; this is translated from the coding sequence ATGACTATCTTCACCGTGCGATCGCTCAAAAAAGACTTTGGCATCAAGGAAATCCTGCGAGATGCTAGTTTTACCTTGGAAGAAGGGGATAAAGTTGGATTGATCGGCACCAATGGTTCGGGGAAATCTACCCTCCTGAAAATGATCGCCGGACTAGAGCCGATCGACGGTGGCGACCTGTGGGTCAACTCTGGTGCCAAGATTGTCTACCTGCCCCAACAGCCCGACCTCAACGACGATTACACCGTGCTTGAACAGGTCTTTGCCGATAGTGGTGAACAAATGGCGTTGATTCGGGAATACGAGGCGATTTCGAGTCGGCTTGCCCACGGTCAAGGCAACACCGATGACCTAATGACTCAACTTTCGCGCATATCTCAACGGATCGAAGCCGCCAATGCCTGGGAACTGGAAACTAAGGCCAAGGTCATCCTGAGCAAGCTGGGGATTGAGGATTTTGACGCTAAGATTGCCACCCTATCGGGCGGCTACCGTAAACGCATTGCGATCGCCACAGCCCTCCTATCCGAACCAGACGTGCTGCTCATGGACGAACCCACCAACCACCTGGATGCCCTCTCCGTGGAATGGCTGCAGAGCTATCTCAACCGCTATCCAGGTGCCGTGTTGCTCATTACCCACGATCGCTATTTTCTAGATCAAGTGACGAACCGCATCCTTGAAGTCGATCGCGGCGATCTCTATGCCTACTCCGGAAACTACGCCTACTACTTAACGAAAAAAGCGGAGGCTGAAGAATCCGCCCTCAGTAGCCAACGCAAACATGCAGGCGTGCTGCGGCGAGAGTTGGAGTGGCTCAAACGAGGGCCAAAGGCGCGTAGCACGAAACAAAAGGCACGGATCGATCGCATCCACAAGATGCAGGAACAGGAGTTCAAGCAGGCGCAGGGAAAAGTCGATATTTCCACCGTGGGACGTCGGATTGGCAAAAAAGTAATCGAGCTTCACAACATTTCCAAGGGCTACGACGGACGCACTCTGATTAAAGACTTCACCTATCTCTTCAATCCTGAAGACCGGATTGGGGTTATTGGCGGCAACGGCTCTGGAAAATCCACGCTCATGAACATCATTACCGGACGGGTTGAACCCGATTCCGGTACGGTCGAAATTGGCAGCACCATTCACATTGGATATTTTGATCAGTACTCTGAAGACGTGAACATCAACGAAAATCAGCGGGTGATCGAATATCTAAAAGGAGTTGCCGAATTAGTCAAAACTGTGGATGGCAGCGTGATCACAGCATCCCAAATGCTGGAACGGTTTCTCTTTCCGCCCGATCAGCAATACGCACCCATTCATAAGCTATCCGGGGGAGAAAGACGCCGCCTCTTTCTGCTGCGCGTCTTGATGCAAGCCCCCAACGTGCTGATCTTGGACGAACCCACGAACGATCTCGACGTGCAAACGTTGGGCGTGTTGGAAGAATATCTTGAAGACTTCAACGGCTGCGTCATTGTCGTATCTCACGATCGCTATTTCCTAGACCGCACCGTAGACACCATTTTTGCTTTTGAGGACGGTGGCGAAATCCGTCAGTATCCCGGCAACTACTCCATCTATCTCGATTTCCGGCAGGAAGCAGAAGAGGCCGAAGCCGAGCGAGTTCGAGACGCTACACCCACACCCCAAAAATCCAATCCTCGCTCCAAACCAAGCGACGATCAAAAATCTCGGAAGCTTACGTTTAAGGAAAAGCGGGAGTATGAGCAATTAGAAACCCGGATTCCAGAATGGGAAGCTGAGCGGGAGGCATTGGAAAAAGAGATGTATATCAACCCACCCAGCGACTATACGCAACTGCAAAAGATGACCGAGCGATTGGCCGAACTCACGACGACAATCGAAACGGCGACGGAACGCTGGCTGGAACTTGCGGAACGGGTAGAAGCTTAG
- a CDS encoding MoxR family ATPase — protein sequence MDESTTIFEQLEKSLGQIVVGQSVLIRQLMVALLSGGHVILEGVPGTGKTLMVKALAQLIKAEFRRIQLTPDVLPSDIVGTSIFDLNTRSFTLKRGPVFTQILLADEINRTPPKTQSALLEAMEEQQVTLDGQTLPLSELFWVIATQNSLEFEGTYPLPEAQLDRFLFKLVVEYPDAKSEKQMLLAAQAGRTNRRSDLAKIPPTAIVDQVLHARKAVTAVQCADPTLDYVLALVHRTRQHPDLALGGSPRSAVAWLQASKAHAWLSGRNFVTPDDVKAIAPPLLRHRLILRPEAQLDGLKVDDVIRSILGQVPVPR from the coding sequence GTGGATGAATCAACAACAATCTTTGAACAATTAGAGAAAAGCCTTGGACAAATTGTCGTGGGGCAATCGGTTTTGATTCGGCAACTGATGGTGGCGCTGCTCTCTGGGGGGCATGTGATTTTGGAAGGAGTGCCGGGAACGGGGAAGACCCTAATGGTGAAAGCCTTAGCGCAGCTCATCAAAGCCGAGTTTCGCCGCATTCAGCTTACGCCAGATGTTCTCCCATCGGACATTGTGGGAACCAGTATTTTTGACCTCAACACCCGCAGCTTTACCTTGAAGCGAGGCCCAGTCTTTACCCAAATCCTCCTCGCGGACGAAATCAACCGCACGCCACCCAAAACCCAGTCCGCCCTCTTAGAGGCGATGGAGGAACAGCAGGTGACCCTTGATGGACAAACCCTACCCCTATCGGAGCTATTTTGGGTGATCGCCACCCAGAACTCGCTGGAATTTGAAGGAACCTATCCCTTACCTGAAGCCCAGCTCGATCGTTTTCTATTCAAGCTGGTGGTTGAGTATCCCGATGCCAAATCCGAGAAACAAATGCTCCTGGCGGCGCAAGCAGGACGGACAAACCGCCGCTCAGATTTGGCTAAAATTCCCCCAACTGCTATCGTCGATCAGGTTCTCCATGCTCGGAAAGCGGTGACAGCCGTTCAATGTGCCGACCCAACCTTGGATTACGTTCTGGCGTTGGTTCACCGCACCCGACAACATCCGGACTTAGCGTTGGGTGGCTCTCCTCGCTCGGCGGTGGCGTGGCTGCAAGCGAGTAAGGCTCATGCGTGGCTTTCGGGTCGAAATTTTGTGACCCCTGATGACGTTAAGGCGATCGCCCCTCCCCTGCTGCGCCATCGTCTGATCCTGCGTCCCGAAGCGCAGTTGGATGGCTTGAAGGTCGATGATGTAATTCGATCAATTTTGGGTCAGGTTCCTGTCCCGCGATAA